In Leptodactylus fuscus isolate aLepFus1 chromosome 9, aLepFus1.hap2, whole genome shotgun sequence, the genomic window AAGGTCACTGCTGCAGTATCTGGGGTCTGCTTCAGCCGTCTCCAGCCTCGCCCTCTTTTTTGGAATTTCCTCTTGTTCCTGCTTGATAACCCTGTCTAGGGTCGGGGATCTCGAGGGGTCTTCCTTTACTGCACCCCCTTGTTCCTGATTGGAATCGACCTTATCCACTTCTCCCCCATACCCGCTGTCTGTGTCCGTGTCGGTGCCGCTCTGCTCTCCGGATTGGAGGGGGGCGGCGCGGCGGATCACAGGGACACAGTTGGTGGCTTGAGCTTTAGGGCTGGGTTTTTCGTCCTGTTTGGTAGCTCTGGACGGACTGTGGCTGAGATCGGAGGCCACACGATGGAGGTGAGCCACGAGTTCACGCTTCTCTCCTCCTTGTAGGAATCTTAGAGCTTCTTCTGCACAAAGCTGGAACCCAGAGCGAAACATCTCCTCTCCGGAGGTTTTACCGCTCACAGATGAACCacctggaaaaaggaaatgacataTTATAAGACGCAAGCAAAACATAGAAGTGCAATGAGCTAGAAGCATCCTGAAACAAGATGGGGATGACCCTACAAGTCCAGGACCATGACTGCCATCCTTCACCTACAGTCCCATCATGCCAGTCTCAAGGACCCTTCACATCAGCAGGCAAGACATGACTGCCATGAAGCTCATATCCCACATCTGCCCTGCATTAGATGGCGAGCTCTCTGGTCTAGCGTAGATGAGATACTGACCTTTCTGAAGTGTCAggatctgctgctgctgctgctcgaTCAGGTTGGATAAGGACTGGACGTGTTTAAGGGTCAGCTCCAGCACCACGGCTTTCTCAAGATGTCCCAGTGTCTGTAGAAAGAAGATAAAGGATCAACAACCAAGACAAAGACCAGCAACAGAGTCAGGCCTTAACTCTTCTCACTATAGAGGGTCCGAGGAGCCCATGTCTGACCATAAGCTGTAGCGCTGTCATTACAGAACCTCCCCAATAAATATCGGTCCTAAAGTCATCATGACAACCAATATGTCCAACAGATAGTGCAGACATACTACATGTGCCCAGGGCCCACCTGAGCAGCTTCCTACTGTCTATTAGATGGCA contains:
- the BHLHE40 gene encoding class E basic helix-loop-helix protein 40 isoform X2; the protein is MERIPSAQPPPACLERPNPLSGMDFSHMYPVFKPRKNVKRCEDGKETYKLPHRLIEKKRRDRINECISQLKDLLPEQLKLTTLGHLEKAVVLELTLKHVQSLSNLIEQQQQQILTLQKGGSSVSGKTSGEEMFRSGFQLCAEEALRFLQGGEKRELVAHLHRVASDLSHSPSRATKQDEKPSPKAQATNCVPVIRRAAPLQSGEQSGTDTDTDSGYGGEVDKVDSNQEQGGAVKEDPSRSPTLDRVIKQEQEEIPKKRARLETAEADPRYCSSDLSSVGSYPAHPPFCFPFYLLPPTPSAYLPMLEKCWYPGSMPMLYPNLPQSGLLSQDGVPQVHSPAMPSMDSSALLQALKQVPSMGADPKD
- the BHLHE40 gene encoding class E basic helix-loop-helix protein 40 isoform X1, with product MERIPSAQPPPACLERPNPLSGMDFSHMYPVFKPRKNVKRCEDGKQETYKLPHRLIEKKRRDRINECISQLKDLLPEQLKLTTLGHLEKAVVLELTLKHVQSLSNLIEQQQQQILTLQKGGSSVSGKTSGEEMFRSGFQLCAEEALRFLQGGEKRELVAHLHRVASDLSHSPSRATKQDEKPSPKAQATNCVPVIRRAAPLQSGEQSGTDTDTDSGYGGEVDKVDSNQEQGGAVKEDPSRSPTLDRVIKQEQEEIPKKRARLETAEADPRYCSSDLSSVGSYPAHPPFCFPFYLLPPTPSAYLPMLEKCWYPGSMPMLYPNLPQSGLLSQDGVPQVHSPAMPSMDSSALLQALKQVPSMGADPKD